A genome region from Anopheles stephensi strain Indian chromosome 2, UCI_ANSTEP_V1.0, whole genome shotgun sequence includes the following:
- the LOC118507843 gene encoding signal recognition particle 54 kDa protein → MVLADLGRKITNALHSLSKATIINEEVLDSMLKEICTALLEADVNIRLVKKLRENVRSVIDFDEMAGGLNKRRMIQSAVFKELVKLVDPGVKPYQPIKGRPNVIMFVGLQGSGKTTTCTKLAYHYQKKNWKSCLVCADTFRAGAYDQIKQNATKARIPFYGSYTEVDPVTIAQDGVEMFKKEGFEFIIVDTSGRHKQEESLFEEMLAVANAVNPDNIIFVMDATIGQACEAQAKAFKEKVDIGSVIITKLDGHAKGGGALSAVAATNSPIIFIGTGEHIDDLEPFKTKPFISKLLGMGDIEGLIDKVNELKLDDNEELIDKIKHGQFTIRDMYEQFQNIMKMGPFSQIMGMIPGFSQDFMTKGGEQESMARIKRLMTMMDSMSDGELDNKDGAKLFSKQPTRVTRVAQGSGVMEREVRDLISQYTKFAAVIKKMGGIKGLFKSGDMTKNVNPTQMAKLNQQMAKMIDPRMFQQMGGMNGLQNMMRQLQQGAGGLGNLMSGFGGK, encoded by the exons ATGGTTTTAGCCGATCTAGGTCGCAAGATTACGAATGCGCTGCATTCGCTAAGCAAAGCGACAATCATAAACGAAGAGGTGCTAGATTCGATGCTGAAAGAAATCTGCACCGCACTGCTCGAGGCGGACGTCAACATTCGGCTGGTGAAGAAGCTGCGGGAAAATGTACGATCCGTGATCGACTTTGACGAAATGGCCGGCGGCTTGAACAAGCGCCGGATGATACAGTCGGCCGTGTTCAAGGAGCTGGTCAAGCTGGTCGATCCGGGCGTGAAGCCCTACCAACCGATCAAGGGCCGCCCGAACGTGATCATGTTCGTGGGCTTGCAGGGATCGGGCAAAACGACAACGTGTACAAAGCTGGCGTACCACTACCAGAAGAAGAACTGGAAATCGTGTCTGGTGTGCGCGGATACGTTCCGTGCCGGTGCGTACGATCAGATCAAGCAGAACGCCACAAAGGCGCGCATTCCGTTCTACGGCAGCTACACGGAGGTAGATCCGGTCACGATCGCACAGGACGGTGTGGAGATGTTTAAGAAGGAAGGGTTCGAGTTTATCATCGTGGATACAAGCGGTCGGCACAAGCAGGAGGAATCGCTGTTCGAGGAGATGTTGGCCGTTGCGAACGCGGTCAATCCGGACAACATCATTTTCGTGATGGATGCCACCATTGGGCAGGCCTGTGAGGCGCAGGCTAAGGCGTTCAAGGAGAAGGTGGACATTGGTTCCGTCATCATTACGAAGCTGGACGGTCACGCCAAGGGCGGTGGTGCACTATCGGC GGTGGCGGCGACAAACTCTCCCATCATCTTTATCGGCACCGGTGAGCACATAGACGATCTGGAACCGTTCAAGACGAAACCGTTCATTAGCAAACTGCTTGGAATGGGAGATATCGAAGGGTTGATTGACAAGGTGAACGAACTCAAACTGGACGACAACGAGGAGCTTATCGATAAGATCAAACACGGCCAATTTACCATTCGCGACATGTACGAGCAATTCCAGAACATCATGAAGATGGGTCCATTTTCGCAGATCATG GGAATGATTCCGGGCTTTTCGCAAGACTTTATGACCAAGGGCGGTGAACAGGAATCGATGGCGAGAATCAAGCGTCTCATGACCATGATGGACTCGATGTCGGACGGCGAGCTCGACAACAAGGATGGTGCGAAGCTGTTCAGCAAACAGCCAACGCGCGTTACGCGCGTAGCCCAAGGATCGGGCGTGATGGAGCGGGAAGTGCGCGATTTGATATCGCAGTACACAAAGTTCGCGGCAGTCATTAAGAAAATGGGCGGCATTAAGGGTTTGTTCAAGAGTGGCGATATGACGAAAAACGTGAACCCGACGCAGATGGCCAAACTTAACCAACAGATGGCAAAGATGATCGATCCCCGCATGTTCCAGCAGATGGGGGGCATGAATGGGCTGCAAAACATGATGCGACAGCTACAGCAAGGGGCCGGAGGTTTGGGTAACCTGATGAGCGGGTTCGGTGGCAAGTAG
- the LOC118507842 gene encoding glucosidase 2 subunit beta: protein MFPKQCGGGAWLLLLATICNFCLLVLTELPRPRGVSISQASLYEDRAGSGQFVCLDGKKVIHRERINDDYCDCDDGSDEPGTAACPGGSFHCTNAGYKPLSIPSSRVNDGICDCCDASDEYASHANCVNTCSELGKEDRMREKQRSEMLKTGNQLRLEMSQRGRALKDEQRVRLAELDKNRAEAEALKQEKATLRGEAEELENAALKVYRDREEEAKKVKEEAEAVNNRDEAEETFRKYDSNQNQMLELVELQTRIVFDRNRDGAVTEDEARFFLDERDQVDFETFVTLCWPRIKPFLMMDSGLFKAPGEDHGEEEVVEEAELQSEGMYDLEGSEPNDQTGHDSPYGDEEYQRHNGEEEDEETLDEHEEGEDEGEEDVGEGEIEEAARGAAAKPPVEYDPVTQDLINKANEARNQYAEADRHVREMEQEIRSIKELLEKDYGKEEEFAALNGECFNFEDREYVYKLCPFDKAIQQPRSGGAETRLGTWDRWNGPGDYSAMIYSNGAPCWNGPQRSAVVHLECGLDTRVLSVSEPNRCEYEYRMQTPAACLYQEDQSNGAKETHDEL, encoded by the exons ATGTTTCCCAAACAGTGTGGCGGCGGTGcctggttgctgttgctggcaaCGATATGCAATTTCTGCCTGCTGGTACTCACTGAATTGCCCCGTCCACGAGGCGTTTCCATCTCACAGGCCAGCCTGTACGAGGACCGTGCTGGCAGCGGCCAGTTCGTGTGTCTCGATGGCAAAAAGGTGATACACCGGGAACGCATCAACGACGACTACTGCGACTGTGACGATGGCAGCGACGAACCGGGGACGGCCGCCTGTCCGGGCGGTTCTTTCCACTGCACCAACGCCGGCTACAAACCGCTGAGCATCCCAAGCTCGCGGGTGAACGATGGTATCTGTGATTGCTGCGATGCGTCCGACGAGTACGCATCCCATGCGAACTGTGTGAATACGTGCAGCGAGCTCGGGAAGGAGGACCGTATGCGTGAAAAGCAGCGTAGTGAGATGCTGAAGACCGGCAACCAGCTTCGGCTTGAGATGAGCCAACGGGGGCGAGCGCTAAAGGATGAGCAGCGTGTCCGGCTGGCTGAGCTGGACAAAAACCGGGCAGAGGCGGAAGCGCTGAAGCAGGAAAAAGCTACCCTGAGGGGCGAGGCAGAAGAGCTGGAAAATGCGGCCCTCAAGGTGTACCGTGATCGGGAGGAGGAAGCGAAAAAGGTGAAAGAGGAAGCGGAAGCAGTGAACAATCGTGACGAAGCGGAGGAAACGTTCCGAAAGTACGATTCGAACCAGAACCAAATGCTCGAGCTGGTCGAGCTGCAGACGCGGATCGTGTTCGATCGGAACCGTGACGGTGCGGTAACGGAAGATGAGGCACGCTTCTTCCTCGACGAGCGGGATCAGGTAGACTTCGAAACGTTCGTGACGTTATGTTGGCCGCGCATCAAACCGTTTCTTATGATGGATTCCGGACTGTTCAAAGCGCCGGGTGAAGACCATGGTGAGGAGGAGGTGGTTGAAGAAGCGGAACTACAGTCCGAAGGGATGTACGATTTGGAGGGTAGTGAACCCAACGACCAAACGGGGCATGACAGTCCATACGGAGATGAAGAATATCAGCGGCACAACGGCGAAGAGGAGGACGAAGAGACGCTGGACGAGCATGAGGAGGGAGAAGACGAAGGGGAGGAGGATGTTGGGGAGGGCGAGATTGAAGAAGCTGCACGGGGAGCCGCTGCAAAACCGCCGGTCGAGTATGATCCCGTCACACAGGATCTGATCAACAAGGCGAACGAGGCGCGCAACCAGTACGCGGAAGCCGATCGTCACGTGCGGGAAATGGAGCAGGAAATTCGCAGCATCAAGGAACTGCTGGAGAAAGATTACGGCAAGGAGGAAGAGTTTGCCGCCCTGAACGGAGAGTGCTTCAACTTTGAGGATCGGGAGTACGTGTACAAACTGTGCCCGTTCGATAAGGCGATCCAGCAACCACGTAGCGGTGGTGCCGAGACAAG ACTGGGAACCTGGGATCGATGGAATGGTCCGGGAGATTACAGCGCCATGATATACTCGAACGGAGCGCCCTGCTGGAACGGTCCGCAACGGTCCGCCGTGGTACATCTGGAGTGTGGCCTCGACACCAGAGTGTTATCCGTCAGCGAGCCGAACAGATGCGAGTACGAGTATCGTATGCAAACGCCGGCCGCCTGCTTGTATCAGGAAGATCAGTCGAACGGTGCCAAAGAGACGCACGACGAGCTGTAG